Part of the Procambarus clarkii isolate CNS0578487 chromosome 20, FALCON_Pclarkii_2.0, whole genome shotgun sequence genome, ccctccccccaccacacccggcccccaccctccccccaccacaccccgccccccctccccccaccacaccccggcccccaccctccccccaccacacccggcccccaccctccccccaccacaccccggcccccctccccccaccacactccgGAACCACAccccggcccccctccccccaccacaccccggcccccccttcccccaccacaccccggcccccccccctccccccactacaccccggcccccctccccccaccacaccccggccccccctccccccaccacaacacattaACATACAACATGAAATCCCAATATTAGTGTCCCCTTAAAATATCCTCTATATGCCATATGTTTTCTTAATTTAAATatcttataattataataatgtttGTGTGTTTAAACAAGTGTTCATTGTAGAATGTTGTGTGTTTAAACAAGTGTTCATTGTAGAATGTTGTGTGTTTAAACAAGTGTTCACTGTAGAATGTTGTGTGTTTATATAACATGTTCAGAATAAATATATCAAATTTTAAATGAATTTTAATTTAATAATGCCAACTCTCTCAAAGTTGGTGTCCTCACTATGAAAGGTGAGAGGCAGAAGCGCTTCTGGGATGGTGATAGCGAGATAACAGGTGTACCAGGAGGCTCTTGGCACACCCTAGCAGATAACTACaatagggtggaggggggggggatggaacatGCAATAAGATAGATTCCCCAGATGGTGACTCCCACGGCGGCTGGAGGGGGTACTTATACAGGTCGAGCGAAGCTGCACGACCAGACCACGGCTGCACGACCAGACTACGGCTGTACGACCAGAGGCACCCACGGCTGCACGACCAGACTACGGCTGTACGACCAGAGGCACCCACGGCTGCACGACCAGACTACGGCTGTACGACCAGAGGCACCCACGGCTGCACGACCAGACCACGGCTGCACGACCAGAGGCACCCACGGCTGCACGACCAGAGGCACCCACGGCTGTACGACCAGAGGCACCCACGGCTGCACGACCAGAGGCACCCACGGCTGCACGACCAGAGGCACCCACGGCTGCACGACCAGAGGCACCCACGGCTGCACGACCTAGGTGAGTACCTAACATGTACGAAGAGAAGCGAGGCATAACTGTCCTCTCGACTATTACATCTCATTGTGCACATTCCACCTCTCCTCCCTTCTTCCTTCTATCcctatctgtctctctgtctttctgtgtgtgtgtctcggtgCGATGTTGTCTGTCTTTATCTTTCCGTTTCTCATTTTTTGTGTCCTGATCAATCCGGTCTCTCTGCAGGCCTGTGTGACTCCCTCTGCTATGTCTGTCTATCTCTACCTCCCTTTCTCTTATAAAAGTAataatcaaaagaaggcaccaagccggggaggCCATGTAGCACCATTAACTGTGCGGGATAATCATAGAGCGCTAAATATCTAATTTATGAATAAATTACCCAATATGAgaacaatacgagaacaaaacaagatgccaatacgagaacaaaaacacataagacgaacgacatcaaaagtatccgattcgccAAGGATACTatggagggacaagtgaccgcggggAATGGTcaggaagcaagacacacgctcgtcctggaa contains:
- the LOC123755493 gene encoding uncharacterized protein isoform X3; this translates as MVTPTAAGGGTYTGRAKLHDQTTAARPDYGCTTRGTHGCTTRLRLYDQRHPRLHDQTTAVRPEAPTAARPDHGCTTRGTHGCTTRGTHGCTTRGTHGCTTKMRTVVPLLTVALLAVCCLGAEAQDSVPCPDEVSALCPPTPGEYPEYFAFPDDCSKFCQCGDGGLAWELPCLLGLLWDDTLKTCNWPNLVDCGDRPIP
- the LOC123755493 gene encoding uncharacterized protein isoform X2, with product MVTPTAAGGGTYTGRAKLHDQTTAARPDYGCTTRGTHGCTTRLRLYDQRHPRLHDQTTAVRPEAPTAARPDHGCTTRGTHGCTTRGTHGCTTRGTHGCTTRGTHGCTTKMRTVVPLLTVALLAVCCLGAEAQDSVPCPDEVSALCPPTPGEYPEYFAFPDDCSKFCQCGDGGLAWELPCLLGLLWDDTLKTCNWPNLVDCGDRPIP
- the LOC123755493 gene encoding uncharacterized protein isoform X1, which encodes MVTPTAAGGGTYTGRAKLHDQTTAARPDYGCTTRGTHGCTTRLRLYDQRHPRLHDQTTAVRPEAPTAARPDHGCTTRGTHGCTTRGTHGCTTRGTHGCTTRGTHGCTTRGTHGCTTKMRTVVPLLTVALLAVCCLGAEAQDSVPCPDEVSALCPPTPGEYPEYFAFPDDCSKFCQCGDGGLAWELPCLLGLLWDDTLKTCNWPNLVDCGDRPIP